The Methanocella arvoryzae MRE50 genome includes a region encoding these proteins:
- a CDS encoding TIGR00296 family protein — translation MLSLEDGTLAVKTARNVIEEYVKTGNYSKFELPKTFDRPGGVFVTLSINHDLRGCIGYPYPMEDMSLGEALADAAMSAATRDPRFPRVHKNELDQIRVEVTILGQPELLKCKPLERPHHIKIGRDGLIIEYGLHKGLLLPQVPVEWHWDATEFLENLCLKAGISPDAWVEEKAKIYTFGGQIFEETEPGGPVIEKKIA, via the coding sequence ATGCTCAGCCTTGAAGATGGCACCCTTGCCGTAAAGACAGCCCGCAACGTGATCGAAGAATACGTGAAGACCGGCAACTACTCGAAATTCGAGCTGCCTAAAACTTTCGACCGCCCGGGCGGAGTGTTCGTGACGCTGAGCATCAACCACGATCTACGGGGCTGTATAGGCTATCCATACCCGATGGAAGATATGAGTCTGGGCGAGGCGCTGGCCGATGCGGCGATGAGCGCAGCCACGAGGGACCCGAGGTTTCCCCGGGTGCACAAGAATGAGCTGGACCAGATAAGAGTGGAGGTCACCATCCTGGGCCAGCCCGAGCTGTTGAAATGTAAGCCTCTAGAAAGGCCGCACCACATCAAGATCGGAAGGGACGGACTGATCATCGAGTACGGCCTGCACAAGGGACTGCTTCTCCCGCAGGTTCCTGTGGAGTGGCACTGGGATGCTACAGAGTTCCTGGAGAACCTCTGCCTGAAGGCGGGAATCTCTCCCGACGCCTGGGTCGAAGAAAAGGCGAAAATATACACCTTCGGCGGGCAGATCTTTGAGGAGACCGAGCCCGGGGGCCCGGTCATAGAGAAGAAGATCGCTTAA
- a CDS encoding TIGR00153 family protein yields the protein MTDFRRSILDLFARSPFKPLTEHSQKVKLTVLKMDDAVKAYVDGDQAMVNALYDEISALEHEADTVKNNIRVQLPSTLLMPVDRTDILTFLKQQDDVANSAEMVAQMLTLRPVSMTPRVKEVILKLEAAILTTVDEHVEAVSKIVDLLDSSFSKKRVNEVQEIISKVDSQKHTVDVIRQEAMKVIYDSEKELGPVGVYHLIELVKEMSWVAGHAENSSDRLRLITVRR from the coding sequence ATGACAGACTTTCGACGATCCATCCTCGACTTATTTGCCAGATCGCCTTTTAAGCCGCTCACCGAACACTCCCAGAAAGTCAAGCTGACAGTGCTGAAAATGGACGATGCGGTCAAAGCTTACGTCGACGGGGATCAGGCCATGGTCAACGCCCTGTACGACGAGATCAGCGCCCTGGAGCACGAAGCCGACACTGTCAAGAACAACATCAGGGTACAGCTCCCGTCAACTTTACTGATGCCGGTTGACCGCACGGACATCCTGACATTCCTCAAGCAGCAGGACGATGTTGCCAACAGCGCCGAAATGGTCGCTCAGATGCTCACCCTGCGGCCGGTAAGCATGACACCCCGGGTCAAGGAAGTCATCCTGAAGCTGGAAGCAGCGATCCTGACCACAGTCGATGAGCACGTCGAAGCCGTCAGCAAGATCGTAGATCTGCTCGACTCTTCGTTCTCCAAGAAGAGGGTGAACGAAGTGCAGGAGATCATCAGCAAGGTCGACTCCCAGAAACACACCGTCGACGTCATCCGGCAGGAGGCCATGAAAGTCATCTACGACAGCGAGAAAGAGCTCGGCCCAGTCGGAGTGTACCACCTGATCGAGCTGGTCAAGGAGATGTCCTGGGTAGCCGGCCACGCCGAAAACTCGTCCGACAGGCTAAGATTAATAACCGTCCGCCGCTAA
- a CDS encoding inorganic phosphate transporter codes for MIDPFVLMVIAIIVALIFDVMNGSNDAANSVATVIYTKALPPSVAIGIAAIMNIVGPFLLGTAVAQVIATSIIPTEALTIKIVMAGLMGAIIWDVFAWLKGLPVSSSHALIGGLVGSGIIALGIFGVTWGGLIKVVMALFISPIVGIILGLVIMFFLGRYVISHLGHDKSNSIFKTLQILSSASVSLSHGSNDAQKTMGIIAMFVAVTYGYDQIVIKPWMIIVCALAIGFGTAFGGWRIIQTLGERLSSQELSPSQGFAAETGTAITIAVGSHLGAPISTTHVLSSSVIGTVMAGGTGVLNKNVVVQILMAWGLTIPVAALAAAGSYLILTLVGI; via the coding sequence TTGATAGACCCGTTTGTCCTGATGGTCATCGCGATCATCGTAGCGCTGATCTTCGACGTCATGAACGGATCTAACGACGCGGCCAACTCCGTCGCCACAGTCATTTATACAAAGGCGTTGCCGCCTTCCGTAGCGATCGGCATAGCGGCGATCATGAACATAGTCGGCCCCTTTTTACTTGGAACGGCAGTCGCCCAGGTCATAGCGACGAGCATTATCCCGACTGAAGCGCTTACTATTAAGATCGTCATGGCAGGCCTGATGGGGGCGATTATCTGGGATGTCTTTGCATGGCTCAAGGGCCTTCCGGTAAGCTCGTCTCACGCACTTATCGGAGGCCTGGTGGGGAGCGGCATCATCGCCCTCGGAATCTTCGGAGTGACATGGGGCGGGCTGATCAAGGTCGTGATGGCCCTGTTTATTTCTCCCATCGTGGGCATCATCCTGGGCCTCGTCATCATGTTCTTCCTGGGCCGGTACGTGATCAGCCACCTGGGCCACGATAAAAGCAACTCCATTTTTAAAACTCTTCAAATATTATCTTCTGCGTCCGTCAGCCTCTCTCACGGCTCCAACGACGCCCAGAAAACGATGGGTATCATAGCCATGTTCGTAGCAGTGACCTATGGTTATGATCAGATAGTTATCAAGCCCTGGATGATCATCGTCTGCGCACTGGCCATCGGGTTCGGCACAGCCTTCGGGGGCTGGAGGATCATCCAGACTCTCGGGGAGCGCCTGAGCAGCCAGGAACTGTCGCCGTCTCAGGGCTTTGCTGCCGAAACTGGCACAGCTATTACCATAGCTGTCGGCTCACATCTGGGCGCACCTATAAGTACTACGCACGTCTTATCTTCTAGCGTAATCGGTACAGTAATGGCCGGCGGTACAGGCGTGCTGAACAAGAACGTGGTCGTCCAGATCCTGATGGCCTGGGGACTGACAATTCCCGTAGCAGCGCTTGCCGCTGCAGGCTCGTACCTGATACTCACACTGGTGGGAATATGA
- a CDS encoding dihydroorotase, with product MHELVVEDAMVSFDGEILACSIGIDEGKITRIAKVLKGEEKYDARGRLVMPGVIDSHVHFRDMRQEEKEDWLSGSKAALYGGVTTVVDMPNSDPPTFDAEAFKVKQTVAANRSMVDFSLNAGVGDNLPQLPQLWKLGALAFGEIFMAKSTGGFSIDEPALKEALKAITLMGATASIHAEDEALHEELKKSLKHDPSSSIHSKLRPRESEINAVEAAIRLARETRVAMHITHISTSRAVELISREGITCDVTPHHLLLTMDHWDRLGSHAKMNPPIRHDSDRNALWKAVNDGSIEVLASDHAPHTLDEKNLPVREAPSGVPGVETMLPLMLKAVADKRLPLQRLIDMTSANPARIFGIEGKGSFAAGNDADMVFVDMAKVRQITPAGLHSKAGWTPYRGFEAIFPEAVMLRGDIVLDGKDFYAKRGTGKFIPGKGYKRLSDVLKMARAGKRT from the coding sequence ATGCACGAACTGGTCGTCGAAGATGCCATGGTCTCGTTTGACGGCGAGATCCTAGCGTGCTCCATCGGCATCGATGAAGGAAAAATCACCCGGATAGCCAAGGTCCTCAAGGGCGAGGAAAAGTACGATGCCAGAGGACGGCTGGTCATGCCGGGGGTCATCGACTCCCACGTGCACTTCCGGGACATGCGGCAGGAAGAAAAGGAAGACTGGCTCAGCGGGTCAAAGGCAGCCCTGTACGGCGGGGTAACCACTGTCGTAGACATGCCTAATTCGGACCCGCCGACCTTCGACGCGGAAGCCTTCAAGGTCAAGCAGACTGTAGCCGCAAACCGGTCGATGGTTGACTTTTCCCTCAACGCGGGAGTCGGGGATAACCTGCCGCAGCTTCCGCAGCTCTGGAAGCTCGGAGCGCTGGCCTTCGGAGAGATATTCATGGCTAAGAGCACAGGCGGCTTTAGCATCGACGAGCCTGCGCTGAAAGAGGCGCTGAAGGCGATCACCCTGATGGGCGCCACCGCCAGCATCCACGCCGAGGACGAGGCCCTGCACGAGGAGCTAAAGAAATCGCTGAAGCACGACCCCTCCTCCTCGATCCACTCCAAGCTCCGGCCCAGGGAGTCGGAAATCAACGCGGTCGAGGCTGCCATCAGGCTGGCCAGGGAGACCAGAGTGGCCATGCATATCACTCACATCAGCACCTCCCGGGCCGTTGAGCTGATCTCCCGGGAAGGCATCACCTGCGACGTAACGCCCCACCACCTCTTACTGACTATGGACCACTGGGACCGTCTGGGCTCTCACGCGAAGATGAACCCGCCCATCCGCCACGACAGCGACAGGAACGCCCTGTGGAAGGCGGTCAACGACGGCTCCATCGAAGTGCTGGCCTCCGATCACGCCCCCCACACGCTGGACGAGAAAAACCTGCCTGTCAGAGAAGCCCCGTCGGGCGTGCCGGGAGTCGAAACCATGCTCCCGCTCATGCTGAAGGCGGTAGCGGATAAAAGGCTCCCGCTACAGCGGCTGATTGACATGACCTCTGCCAACCCCGCCCGAATCTTCGGGATCGAGGGCAAAGGCAGCTTCGCCGCCGGCAATGATGCCGACATGGTCTTTGTCGACATGGCGAAAGTAAGGCAGATCACCCCCGCCGGATTGCACAGCAAGGCAGGCTGGACTCCGTACAGGGGCTTCGAAGCGATCTTCCCCGAGGCCGTCATGCTCCGGGGCGATATCGTACTGGATGGTAAAGACTTCTACGCTAAGAGAGGTACCGGCAAGTTCATCCCGGGCAAAGGCTATAAGCGGCTGTCTGACGTCCTGAAGATGGCCAGGGCCGGAAAGAGAACATAA
- a CDS encoding DUF167 domain-containing protein, with amino-acid sequence MSFEDAVKQTRDGVVIDFEVTPGAKSTVVPSGYSVWRKRIEVKLKAPPERGRANEELIEALSDLFHLPASSIEITAGATNSRKSIKVHGISTDVVIDILRGKLS; translated from the coding sequence ATGTCATTCGAGGACGCGGTGAAACAGACCAGGGACGGCGTCGTCATCGATTTTGAGGTAACGCCTGGCGCAAAGAGCACTGTCGTGCCCAGCGGCTACAGTGTGTGGCGGAAGCGTATCGAGGTCAAGCTCAAAGCACCGCCTGAGAGAGGCCGTGCTAATGAGGAGCTGATCGAGGCCTTGTCTGACCTTTTCCACCTGCCGGCGTCGAGCATCGAGATCACTGCGGGGGCAACTAATAGTAGAAAGTCGATTAAAGTCCACGGCATCAGCACTGACGTAGTGATCGATATACTGCGGGGTAAGCTCTCTTGA
- a CDS encoding DNA primase, which yields MDDCERLAELQLLIDELAHRALNGSVILVEGRRDREALDALGIRGEIMMTSQKQLFTLCEELARSGGDVIILSDWDDRGEEVAGLVQTYLEADGLRPDLEIRNKVRQLVRKEIKDVENLHRYIARLREICSTKPQPY from the coding sequence ATGGACGATTGCGAGCGCCTGGCCGAACTTCAGCTCCTGATCGATGAGCTGGCCCACAGGGCCTTGAACGGGTCTGTCATCCTCGTCGAAGGGAGGCGTGACCGGGAGGCGCTGGATGCCTTAGGTATCCGGGGCGAGATTATGATGACTTCACAGAAGCAGTTGTTCACGTTATGCGAAGAGCTGGCGAGATCAGGCGGCGACGTGATCATCCTGTCAGACTGGGACGATCGGGGTGAAGAAGTGGCCGGGCTGGTGCAGACCTACCTGGAAGCAGACGGGCTGCGCCCGGATCTGGAGATCCGGAATAAGGTCAGGCAGCTGGTCCGAAAAGAGATCAAGGACGTGGAAAACCTCCACCGTTACATCGCCCGGCTTCGGGAGATCTGTTCGACGAAACCACAACCTTATTAA